From a region of the Candidatus Brocadia sp. genome:
- a CDS encoding ThiF family adenylyltransferase — protein sequence MFDRYARQVLFYGIGKEGQKTLMEKTAVLVGCGALGCTSANLLVRSGIKRLRIIDRDYIEESNLQRQSLFDEEDIKKNLPKAIVAQKKLQTINSLTQTESLVTDLNPSNIETLLHDAHIVVDGTDNFETRFLINDYCVKNGIPWIYGACIGSMGLTMNIIPSKTPCFRCVLDTLPPFGTSETCDTEGIIAPIASLIASIQVTEALKILTNNYDALSKGLFKIDLWRNEIKRIHTEDIRDKTDCITCKQNHYEFLAKDRYSMTTSLCGRNAIQILHPNGANLDLAKLAARLEKTGEVSYNSFLLRLKTGKYEITVFPDGRSIISGTHDFGTAKGLYAKYIGM from the coding sequence ATGTTTGATCGTTATGCACGGCAGGTACTGTTTTATGGCATAGGGAAAGAAGGCCAAAAAACACTGATGGAGAAGACTGCCGTGCTTGTGGGTTGTGGTGCATTAGGGTGCACATCCGCAAATCTTCTCGTCAGGAGCGGGATAAAGCGTCTAAGGATTATAGACCGTGATTATATAGAAGAAAGCAATCTTCAGCGTCAATCCTTATTCGACGAAGAAGATATCAAAAAAAACCTCCCCAAGGCTATTGTTGCGCAAAAAAAACTTCAAACAATCAACTCCCTCACTCAGACCGAATCTCTTGTTACAGATCTGAATCCATCGAATATAGAAACCCTCCTGCACGATGCACATATTGTCGTTGACGGAACCGATAACTTTGAAACACGGTTCCTTATCAATGATTACTGCGTAAAAAATGGGATACCATGGATTTATGGTGCCTGTATAGGAAGCATGGGATTAACGATGAATATTATCCCTTCAAAAACCCCGTGTTTTCGCTGCGTACTTGACACCCTTCCGCCATTTGGCACTTCGGAAACGTGTGACACTGAAGGAATTATTGCGCCCATCGCTAGTCTGATTGCCTCTATCCAGGTAACCGAAGCGCTGAAAATTCTCACGAATAATTACGATGCCCTGAGCAAGGGGCTTTTCAAGATCGACCTTTGGCGCAATGAAATAAAACGGATACACACAGAAGATATCAGGGATAAAACCGATTGTATAACCTGCAAACAGAACCACTATGAATTCCTGGCAAAAGACAGATACTCAATGACCACTTCCCTGTGCGGCAGAAATGCCATACAGATTCTCCATCCAAATGGAGCAAACTTAGACCTGGCAAAACTCGCAGCACGATTGGAAAAGACGGGAGAAGTATCCTACAACAGTTTTTTGTTACGGCTGAAGACAGGTAAGTATGAGATAACCGTGTTCCCCGATGGACGTTCAATCATTTCAGGCACCCATGATTTTGGCACCGCAAAGGGGCTTTATGCAAAATATATCGGAATGTAA
- the cobI gene encoding precorrin-2 C(20)-methyltransferase — protein sequence MKPGNFYGIGLGPGDPELLTIKAIRAIQGANRIFVPRSDTKEESLALEIVKDYVKEKKVIEQVYPMTKDKSVLNAAWLTAAEEVCTEVRNGHNIAYLTLGDPMTFSTYIYLLRHLNAMLPEHVIHTIPGITSYNAAACMANYPLLTGDERLAVIPVPKDITTLRPILETFDTVVLMKVAKKLDEVIQLIEEMNLAEHALFASYIGQKDAYLTCDIVSLKGSGRGYMSVLIVKRKDALVKGFATI from the coding sequence ATGAAACCCGGTAACTTTTATGGAATTGGCTTAGGTCCTGGCGATCCGGAGCTTCTCACCATTAAGGCAATTCGTGCCATTCAAGGGGCAAATCGTATCTTTGTGCCAAGGTCTGATACCAAAGAAGAGAGCCTGGCATTGGAAATCGTTAAGGATTACGTGAAGGAAAAGAAGGTAATTGAGCAGGTCTACCCCATGACAAAGGACAAATCCGTACTCAATGCCGCATGGCTTACGGCTGCGGAGGAAGTTTGTACAGAAGTGAGAAATGGACACAACATCGCTTATCTAACCTTAGGCGATCCCATGACATTCAGCACCTATATTTATCTGCTACGTCATTTAAACGCCATGCTGCCGGAACACGTCATTCATACCATCCCCGGTATCACCTCGTATAATGCGGCCGCATGCATGGCCAATTATCCGCTATTGACGGGTGATGAACGATTGGCGGTGATTCCCGTGCCAAAGGATATCACAACGCTACGTCCCATTCTGGAAACCTTTGATACCGTGGTTCTGATGAAGGTAGCCAAAAAGCTGGACGAGGTGATTCAACTGATCGAAGAGATGAACCTTGCAGAACATGCCTTGTTCGCCTCTTACATCGGACAAAAGGATGCATACCTCACGTGTGATATTGTGTCATTAAAGGGAAGCGGACGGGGCTATATGTCCGTGCTGATCGTGAAACGGAAAGATGCCTTAGTGAAAGGTTTCGCAACAATTTAG
- the cbiE gene encoding precorrin-6y C5,15-methyltransferase (decarboxylating) subunit CbiE produces MAESHKNKVIIVGCGPGLKAYMSPKALYNIKKADILVGSRRLLKLFPGVDADKVVLEKNYSVLAQKIAEWSCSKQVVVLVSGDPCFFSYTRMLVKKMGRERCTIIPGISSIQLAFAAAGESWDDACFISLHGRNDNYEQLIKKVREYNKVGILTDHKNTPAVIARHLLKNGIQKRQMFICKNLSLPDEFVSETDLASATQAPTRGATVVIIKNMNHETR; encoded by the coding sequence ATGGCTGAATCACACAAAAACAAGGTCATTATCGTAGGCTGTGGACCGGGATTAAAGGCGTATATGTCTCCCAAGGCCTTGTATAATATCAAAAAGGCCGATATCCTCGTGGGAAGCCGGCGTTTATTGAAGCTTTTTCCTGGTGTTGACGCTGACAAGGTTGTCCTGGAGAAGAATTACAGCGTTTTGGCACAAAAGATTGCCGAGTGGAGCTGCTCGAAACAGGTTGTGGTGCTCGTGAGCGGCGACCCGTGTTTCTTCAGTTATACGCGGATGCTTGTGAAGAAGATGGGACGCGAACGTTGCACAATCATTCCAGGCATTAGCAGTATACAGCTTGCCTTTGCAGCCGCCGGGGAGAGCTGGGATGACGCCTGTTTTATCAGTTTACACGGAAGAAATGACAACTATGAGCAGCTCATTAAAAAGGTTCGGGAATATAACAAAGTCGGTATCCTGACAGACCATAAGAATACACCCGCCGTTATCGCACGTCACTTACTAAAAAATGGCATACAAAAGAGACAGATGTTTATCTGTAAAAATCTTTCCCTTCCCGATGAATTCGTTAGCGAGACAGATTTGGCCTCAGCAACACAGGCACCAACCCGTGGAGCTACGGTAGTCATTATAAAGAATATGAACCATGAAACCCGGTAA